The genome window GATGGTCGTTTGTGGGGCGGGAAGGAAGTGTAGTCATTTTTAGTGGTGGGGCTGGTGGAAGTCAGACATTGCTCATTCTTGCCGGCATCAGCTCGATTATCATCGGTTACCTGGCTGCTCTCCTTTTCTATCAGTattccaggtggaggatggtCCATATCTTGTTTTGCTGGTGCCTCAAGTGACACTGGAGGTGGAGGCCACAGTCAGAAGAAGTTTCTCCTGCAGGACATCGCTGAGCTGATTAAGACCAGAGCCTGCCAGAGGGTGGTGGTCATGGTGGGGGCCGGAATCAGCACACCCAGCGGCATCCCAGACTTCAGGTGCCTTGCACTCCCAGAGCTCTTCCCACAGCTCCCTCCACTCCCTGCTGTCTCTTGAAGGGCTCAGAGCCTCTCGCTTCTCTCTGCAGGTCTCCAGGGGTTGGCTACTACAGCATCCTCCAGCAGTACAAGCTCCCCTACCCTGAGGCCATTTTTGagctctcatttttctttcatgaccCCAAGCCATTTTTCACTTTCGCCAAGAAGCTGTACCCTGGGAACTATAGGCCCAATGCTACTCACTACTTCCTCCGATTGCTGCACGAGAAGGGGCTGCTTCTGCGGCTCTACACACAGAACATCGACGGGCTCGAGAGAGGTGAGCCTCGTTCCTGTTCCACACCTTTTCGATCCCACAGGGAAGGCTCAGGTGCCTGTTTCTAGGTAGGGCTGAGTCCTAGTTCTTATTCCCCATCCTTGTGGCTGATTTTGACCCAAGAAGTTTTGCCATCATCTCCAGCAAAAATGTCCTCTTTGTGTTTTAAGTATCACTGTTAGGACCTCATTGGTGGACCCACTTTCTAGGTTGTGAGTTTGGGATAGAGCTAAAGTTGACATTGGGAGCTTCTGGTTTTGTTGATctgatggttttcttttttcaagttttcATTATGGAATTTTTTGAGCACACAGTGAGAGGAATGTGATGAACACTCATGGCCTCATTATCTCATCATGGCCATTCTGTTTAACCTGTGTCCTACCCCCGTCTTCTCTCACCCCTgagtattttgaagcaaatccctcTCATCATAAATTTAATCTATAAATCCAGCAATGGGTATCTTTAGAAGATAAAGACTTCTAAAACACAACCGTGATATCATTATCACAGAAAGAAATCACTAACAGTTCCTTAATATCAAATTCAGTGTGGTGATTTCTTGACTGTACCTAGATGGTGGCCACGTGCAGTGACTCGTGGGTCATGCTGACCTCTGGCCGTGCACCCTGGAGAAGCAGTTGCTGGGCCTTTTCTTTTCTGCAGGTGCTGACAGGCAGCTCTCTGCGAGCCAGCGGCAGCTCAGCCAGGCTACAGGTGTCTTGTGAATTGAAAAAAGGAGCTGTCTCAACTCCAGGAAAATGTTTACTTGCTAGAAGGACTCTACAACTTGGAACCGCATAGGCAGTAGTGAACACCCCAATGGGGATGATCTCTTTCCTGGAAATGCAGCAGCGCAGGCTTGTGGGAAGTGGGAGTGTGTGGCTGTGACCTTCACATGTATAGAGTGGGGACGGTGGGAACATGGCAGCAAGAACCAGGTCTTCATACCCATGGCCTTCCAAAGCTCATGGTGGTAACAGAACTTGCATGATAAGtcaccttttgtttgtttttccacagGTTTTTGGAAATGTATTTATATTAGCAGTATTTTCTTACTCTTGGTGTCTGTAgcatagaaaatgtttttcttggttGGGTGTAATTTGATCTAGACTTACGTCAAATGTTTTTCTACTGTGTTTTCacaggctttgttttttttttttttttttgctattcattaattaaaaaaaaatgtccatacattaacatgaatcagccataggtatatatgcgtctgctccctcttgagcctccctcccgcctcctgcCCCTGTAGGTTGCCACAGACGCacagctgagctccctgagtcatacagggagctataaaaaggaatgcatctgaCAGCAGACGAGCACCGGCGGTCCAGCgtacagtagtgtgtgtgtgtttccatgccactctctccatttgtcccatcctctcctcctcaccctgtgtccataagtctgttctttatgtctgcatctccactgctgccctgtaaataggttcatcaggaccatctttctggattccacatacatgcattaatatacgatatttgttttctctttctgatttactccactgtataacaggctctatgTCCATCCACCTCGTTAGTACTGGCTCCGACGCGTCCCTTGTTGTAGCCAGCACTCCCCTGTCTGCATGTGCCACAGCTGCTTTATCCACTCGAtgtcgatggacatctgggtCGCTTCCGTGTCCTAGTTATTTGTAGATGGTggtgcagtgaacattgaggtactTGTGTCTTTTCAgttatagttttctgagtttatgcccagtagtgggactgttgggtcatatggtagttttattcagttttttaggaatctccatattgttttccatagtggctgtatcaatgtaCATTCCCTCCAACTGTGTAAGAGGGTGCCCTTtcccccacatcctctccagcatttatggtttgtagatttttttgatgatggccattctgactggtgtgaggtggtatctcattgtagttttggtttgcagttTTTTAGTTatgagtgatgctgagtatcttttcatgggcttccctggtggctcagatggtgaagaatctgcctgccatgcaggagactgggtttgatccttgagttgggacagtcccctggagaagggaatagcagcccactccagtattcttgcctgggaaatccaatggacagaggcgcctggtgggctatagtccatggggttgcaaaaagtaccagacacaactgagcaactcacacacacacacacacacacacacttatgagCTATGTTGATAATTTTTTCCACGTGATATTAGACTTTGTTTTAACTGTGATTTGCCTCCTTGTCAGAGCCTCATCACGGAGCTTATTCTGATCAGCAGGCTTTTGTCTGTGGGTTATAGAGGTAAGGCTTCCACGGAGGGCTGAGGCTTCTCCTGGGGGCCTGCCATGCCCAGAGGTGACACTGGGGGGCTTGTGTCCCCACCCCAGAGGCAGCAGCACTTACCTTCAGTTTGAATTTCAGCATCTGGCATCCCTGCCTCAAAGCTCGTTGAAGCTCATGGATCCCTTGCCTCTGCCACGTGCACCATCTGCCGAAGACCCTACCCAGGGGAGGACTTCTGGGTAAGTTGTCACAGAGACTTCTTTTGCTCTGCACTTCTCACTGGGAATAATCTTGAGAAGTGGTATTTTATAAGCATTATGTTGGAAGGACAATAGAACAGTAATACtatgaaaatgattttctttaattttaaaataaaaaatcaatatttactTGTCAAAATTAAGGCAGTACagacaacaaggatttactgtacagcacagggaactatattcagtatctttgataacctataagggaaaagaataaaaacagaatacacacacatacatgtgtatagttgaatcactttgctacacgCATGAAGCTAATGCAGtgttgtaaatcagctgtacttcaattttttttttttttttttttttttaatgaggaaacttacttttaataaaaagacaacaatattttattttgggcaCTTACTCAGTATTTCACAGATCCTCAACAAGTTTTGAGGTAGGTtaatattagtatttattttacaaactaAAACTCAGGCAGAGATTACATCACTTATTGCAAACCATAGCAGGAGTCCTACTATAACCAAGAATAACGTGGTTTTTCAGATTAATCTGATGTGTGTGAATTTAACAGTGACAGCTTGCAAgtagtcattaaaaacaaaacctaaacccCACTAGGTATTACAGAAATTCTACTTTGGGTATTTTGTAATTTGTAAATCAATCCTATAATGATTATACATGCTTTTGAATAACCTACTTACTCTCAttacaaatttatttatgtataactaATCCTTataattgaagaaggaaatggcaaccactctagtactcttgcctggaaaatcctatggacagaggagcctgacaggctctagtccatggggtcgcaagagttggacacaacttagcgactaaaactaAAACCACCAATCCTTATAGTAACAAATTAGCACATTAATGATTTTGTTGTTCTCTTCTTTTGGGGTGGGTGGAGCAGGAAGATAATCAGCCAGCTTTCCCCAGAGTGTGGGGCAGACTTTAGGTGCAGGCGCTATGCTCAACGCACCAGCTATGGTGATTTGGGATCAAAGGAAAGCAAGTATCTAATGAAGCCAAAGATCCAGAAAAGATGCCTGGACTCAAAAGAGGTGGAGGCCCTGCAcaagtcaaagaaataaaacGCACTATCATCTCAGGCTACAGATCCTCTGCGTCATGCTACAGCGTCACAACTTACAGGAAGAGTTCTTAAAAGACCAGTAGATTTGTCCCAGCAGTCTGTTAATTAAAGTTCTTACTAACTAGACAAACCACACATAcaattaaattaacattttattaaaatgacatCTATAGAAGCAAAATATCTAAATATGTATTATCTGTTCCACCTATCACGTAAATTGCTGTCACACGTCTAATTCACTtagcttattattattacttaaaattCAGCTCATTCTGACTAGATTCCTGGGCCAATCTTCTCAAATActtgttttattataaatttccttttatttaaacaaTTGTCAGTTAGTAATAACACAGGATTAAGAGTGGTTAATTAACAACTGagaaattataaggaaaatgTAATTATTGGGTTAGAAAATACAGCACTCAGCAGAGCAAATTTCAAGAGTGAACATACATACACTTATGTTTCTGAACAGGCTGAATCGCACAGCCCAACACAATGTGAgtcaaagaagcaaaaaaaaagaagggaggggcCACAAGAggcaaagtattttattctaGTGTCCCCTAAATTGACTGTGGAAGTAAAAagtttctacattaaaaaagtttatataaattatatgaacaGTAATTTTCATAAAAGTCAAAATGAAACGTTCTGCATAGGACAAAAGATATGCCTAAGCAACATACCATATTTGCACAAGGCCACTGAATGTCATGGGCACTGCTAACAAATGAGAAAGCTTAAGTCTATGGCAGACTGAGCGAAGATTTCAGTTTGGTATTCTATAACCCCAAGACTATAAACTACTCTTACTATACAAAAGGTCTAATGACATACAGAGTTTTTTGTAGGAACTCTTGTGCTTCTGGTTGGCACATTTCTACTCTTTAATATGTGAAAGTAACACAGACAGTTGTGAGAGGTTGTGCAAAACTATTGTATTTACAAAAATGGCACAAAAGTGAATTCAACAGTCGATGCACATGCACGCTTCATTCACATCTTCAATGACAAAAGGTATTCTGAACACTATAGAACTGAATAAGAATACTAGCTTCAACAGCAGCTGTTAAGCAATAGAGTCACGTAAGTTACACCAGAATGGGCAAATATTGCCCAAGTAAAATTCTATTGTTAAAGCTGAAACAGATTTAAGGCCATTCACGTTCAAGCACAGGATACAAATCTTTTGGAGCCCCTTTTATTTGTGTTTGAAATATGTGACCTCTCTTCTAACTTGTGGTCTTAAACTTCTGTTTACAAAACCCAAAAGGAAAATCCAGAAGAAACAAACAGTAGAGGTTATATTAAGTAAGAGTAACATACAAAGCTATAATTAAGATGAATTAAAGAAAGCCAACATTAAAACTGCAAAACTTGTTAGTTACTTGTTGGATCCAGCCCTACACTAGGAGTTAGG of Bubalus bubalis isolate 160015118507 breed Murrah chromosome 5, NDDB_SH_1, whole genome shotgun sequence contains these proteins:
- the SIRT3 gene encoding NAD-dependent protein deacetylase sirtuin-3, mitochondrial isoform X1; translated protein: MALFRCSAVPALRFWGLRGARAWTRWPRIPGGGWSISCFAGASSDTGGGGHSQKKFLLQDIAELIKTRACQRVVVMVGAGISTPSGIPDFRSPGVGYYSILQQYKLPYPEAIFELSFFFHDPKPFFTFAKKLYPGNYRPNATHYFLRLLHEKGLLLRLYTQNIDGLERASGIPASKLVEAHGSLASATCTICRRPYPGEDFWADVMVDRVPRCPVCSGVTKPDIVFFGEPLPARFLLHLADFPMADLLLILGTSLEVEPFASLSDAVRSSVPRLLINQDLVGSLARNPRGRDVAQLGDVVHGVKRLVELLGWTDDIQDLIQRETGKFDGWDRL